TCCGGGTCGCGGATAATCGACGCGCTCGACACGTCCTCTTTGTAGCGGCTGCGCGCGCCTACGTAACGGCGGCGCCGCACGCCAAGGTCCGCGGCCAGGGACTGAAGCTGGCAGTCCTGGTTGCGGACGCAATACAGACAGTCGTCGGGGTGGTTGGCGAGCAGGAGTTCGACGATGGTCTTGCGCGCAAGCACGGCGCGCGCGCTATGGGTATGAATCTTCATGCCGTCGGCAACAGGGAATGAGCAGCTGGGCACCAGCCCCGGCGCGCCTTCCACCTCGACGGCGCAAATGCGGCACGCGCCGGAGGGCAGCATGCCTTCCATGTGGCACAGGGTCGGGATCTCAATGCCGGCGGATCGCGCGGCGGACAGTATCGTCTGGCCCGGCGTCACTTCGTAACTCTTGTTGTTGATTTCGATCTTCAGCATATCACGTAACTCCTCAACGTCCGGTCTCGCAGAAGACGCGGCCGCACCTGCGCTACACCGTGGCAGCGGCGAAATCATCTTCAATGGCAAACAGCTCGACAGCTTCCGTGCGGCACACCGCTATGCAGGAGCCGCACCCGATGCATTTTTCGGCCAGGATGTAGTGGGCCTGTTTGGGTTCGCCCACGATGGCTTCCGCCGGGCAACGCTTGGCGCACACGCCGCAACCGATGCACTTTTCCTGGTTGATCCGGAAGGTGCGCAGTTCCTGGCATACGCCCGCGGGGCAGCGCCGTTCGTAGATATGCGCTTCGTACTCGTCGCGGAACCAGCGCAGCGTGCTCAGAACGGGGTTCGGCGCCGTCTGGCCAAGGCCGCACAGGCTCGTATCCTTGATGACCTTCGCCAGGCGTTCCATGTACATGATGCCCTGGAACCGCTCGAGCGCCATGACACCCGTCTCGTTGCGGTAACCGCGCGTGATGCGCTGCAGGATTTCGAGCATGCGGCGCGTGCCTTCGCGGCAGGGAATGCACTTGCCGCAGCTCTCGCGTTGGATGAAATCCATGAAGAACTTCGCCACATCGACCATGCACGTGTCTTCGTCCATGACGACCATGCCGCCGGAACCCATGATAGCGCCTACGGTTTTCAGCGAGTCGTAGTCGATCTCGATATCCAGGTGTTGCGACGGGATACAGCCGCCGGACGGCCCGCCCATCTGCACCGCCTTGAATTCCCGGCCGTTCGCGATGCCGCCGCCGATGTCGAAGATGATCCGGCGCACGGTGGTGCCCATCGCAACCTCGACGAGGCCCGTGCGCGCCACTTTGCCCGACAACGCGAAGACTTTCGTGCCCTTGCTGTTCTTCGTGCCGATGGCCGCGTATTTTTCGGCGCCCATGCAGAGGATTGGCGGGATGTTCGCCAGCGTCTCCACGTTGTTGATGACCGTCGGCTTGCCGAAAAGGCCCTTCACCGCCGGGAACGGCGGCCGGGGGCGCGGCATGCCGCGCTTGCCCTCGACGCTGTGAATCAACGCCGTCTCTTCGCCGCATACGAACGCGCCGGCGCCCATCTTGATCACGATCTTCAGGCTGCAGTCCGTGCCGAGGATGTTGTCGCCGAGCAGGCCGGCGTCCATCGCCTGCTTGATCGCCGCTTTGAGCCGCTTCACGGCCAGCGGATACTCGGCGCGGATATAGACGTAGGCTTTCGTCGCGCCAATCGCGTACGCGGCAAGGACCATGCCCTCGAGCAGCCGGTGTGGGGCGCCCTCGATGACGGCGCGGTCCATGAACGCGCCGGGGTCGCCCTCGTCCGCGTTGCAGATCAAGTATTTTTGGTCGCCCTCAGCCGCGCGCGCGAATTTCCATTTCTTGCCCGTAGGGAAACCGCCGCCGCCACGCCCCCGCAACCCGCTGATCTCGACAGCGTC
The DNA window shown above is from Candidatus Hydrogenedentota bacterium and carries:
- a CDS encoding NADH-quinone oxidoreductase subunit NuoF, with translation MSNHSEQDCHCEACRASLSREEIQSWLSTPCEDDLPVALKSKVRFLRREHVERPTIFLGTGTCGLGAGAGKTLKAVRAWLAQQEVEADIVEVGCIGMCSAEPLMDVQLPGRTRVSFSKVTEKKAADILAAVFAETIPADAVLGQFPGKNVRPWENVPLLSEHPFFAPQTRFVLAQCGEMDPGSLDEYIAHGGYRALVTALRGMAPEAVCDAVEISGLRGRGGGGFPTGKKWKFARAAEGDQKYLICNADEGDPGAFMDRAVIEGAPHRLLEGMVLAAYAIGATKAYVYIRAEYPLAVKRLKAAIKQAMDAGLLGDNILGTDCSLKIVIKMGAGAFVCGEETALIHSVEGKRGMPRPRPPFPAVKGLFGKPTVINNVETLANIPPILCMGAEKYAAIGTKNSKGTKVFALSGKVARTGLVEVAMGTTVRRIIFDIGGGIANGREFKAVQMGGPSGGCIPSQHLDIEIDYDSLKTVGAIMGSGGMVVMDEDTCMVDVAKFFMDFIQRESCGKCIPCREGTRRMLEILQRITRGYRNETGVMALERFQGIMYMERLAKVIKDTSLCGLGQTAPNPVLSTLRWFRDEYEAHIYERRCPAGVCQELRTFRINQEKCIGCGVCAKRCPAEAIVGEPKQAHYILAEKCIGCGSCIAVCRTEAVELFAIEDDFAAATV